AGGTTTTGCTGATCCTGAACTTGAACAGCTCCCATGGCTCCACCCATGGCTCAGGCCCATGCCACTAGAAATGGCCTGGTGGAGGGGatcccagcagcagggaaagcTGCCTGTCTCTAGcttgttctttcatttcatttgtcCCATGTCACCTCCGTGCTGCTTGTGCTCTCAGGTCACTGCAGAAGCTGGCTATGGCCCCATTACACGCACTATTCCTGCGAAGGAGCATCCTCGTCATCTTGGTACGTCCATCCCCAAATGCAAAAGGAGATGGCAGGTTTGTGGGACAGTGAGGCCAAATGCCTTTCTGAGCTGCACTGACGAAGATCCAGCCTAGCTCCACCGGGCTCTGGGATCTGCAGAGTTGCTGTATGGGCTGGCCTGTTTCCCTGCCTTGCCCCAGGCCTTGCGGAGTCGGCTTGGTGCTTTTCCTCCTGCACCCTCCTGCTTCAGGCCTGGtctggctgcagcagtggtAGATCATGGGGCTCCCAGCCAGCACGAGGATGTTGCGTGGATGCTGGTGGGCCAACAGTAAATGGTGCTGCCTCGCGTGGGCTGTCAGagcagctggcatctctgctcAGAGGCAGTAGAGAGCTACCATGGCACCAGGATTTGTTCATCCCAGGaccctcagagctctgcctgtgaGCAGAGCCACAAGGTATGGGGAGGGAGGCATGGCAGATGGGGAGGGATTCCCACATCAGTCGTTGGGCTTGGCTCGCCCTAAGCAGCAAGCCTGGAGCAGGCACGCACTCGCCCTTGGCAGGATGTGTATGTGAATGGAGCTTGTGTGACCATATCCTTCTTTGAGGGGCTGAAGAACTTGAACCATGTTCACTGCGGCCACTGCAGCTTCAGGCATGAACGGGAGCCCAGCTGCCACCTCCTGCACCACCTGAGCAGTGCTTGCACAAGGCTCGGGGAATCTCCACGGTCCTGACCTTGAGCTCCAGGCCCATGTCGTGTAAGTGCCTATCACCCAAGGGCTATTCTGGCTCACTTGTTTCACGTTCCCAGATGCTCCCCTCTGCTGCCCTGATGCCAGGAGCTGAGTGTGCAGTACACGCAGAGCCTGCATGCTGTCACCCCCTTGGGGCAGGGACGGAGGGATGGCAGGGAGATGCGCAGTGGGGAGGTGCAGCCCCACCATCCCAGCAGGGACTGCTGTGTGACACTGGGCACTGCGAGGAGTCCCTGGGGAGGCACACCGAGGGCTTGGGCCGGCTGTGGCGGTGCCCAGAGGTGACAGGCCAGGCCCTGTGCTCGTGCGAACCAGGGGataaaaaaagcacaatttGCTCTCGGGTAAGGGACAGCCCATGCGTGCTGCAAGGGTCGTAGGAGGCTGTTGCTGGAGAACCGCAGCGGGGGTGTCCCGACCTGGCCCTGGGGACATGGCCCAGCAGCGCCAGGCGATGGCAGCCCGGCTCCCGGCACCAACTGCAGAGTCAGCCGCTGCTCATGTCTTTCATGCAGGCTCTTGAAGGATTTGCTCTCCCTAGCCCTGCTCCATCCTAGCCTGCCACCGTCTGGGGGAGCCCGGCTTGGCCCGGTTGACACAGGGGCACGTGACGGGCgctgctggcactgctgtgACCGGCACCGACACAGCAGCAGAGCCACGGCCGGGATTTGCAGATGTCAGCAAGCCCGTTGTGTGTCCACGTTGACTGCTGCAGCTTGGCTCTTTGCCGACAAGGCTGGCGAGCCGGCGCAGGTAGGGGATGTAACCTGAGGTGCATGGGGGTAGGCCCAGCCCCATCCTTCATCCCTGCCCGAGCCGCGGCCGTGGGCCCCATTTTCTAGCACAACTTGTAGAACCAAGGACCAGAGCGGGGAGGGAACCAGGGCTGGGGTCCAGGACAACGTCCTGcctcctccaggctctgggTCCTGAGCCCCGAAGGGTGCCTTTGCCTTCTCCCGGGGAcgcacagcactgcagcccAGAGAGCAGGCAGGTGGTGTGGGGACAGCACCTGCACCCCGGACCTCAGCCAACGCCTGCAGCCAGGGCCTGCAGCACCGCACGGCTCCCGGGAGGGAGCCAGGAGCATCCAGGACGACGTTTCGTCTCCACGAGGACCAGTCCTGCCCAGTCCCTCATCTGCCTGAGGAGAGGTGGTTCTTCTGCCGCAGCCCCcacttcccctcccccaaatgCACCAGGCCACGGCTCCCCCCAGGGACCCCGCAACCAGGACCAGGGGGCTACAGATGAGAGTTGGCTTTATTCACGGACAGGGGGGCAGCCGTGTCGCAGGCGGCTGCGCTCTTATTGCACATCGAGCGACGGGGTGGGGGATATCCATGCCACGTCACAACACAGCGTCGGCACTACGGGACCCGGGGGGGTGCGGGCACCGCCACCGCCCAGCACGCTGGAGGAGCGGGCCCAGGTGCCAAGGGCTCACAAAGGCAAAAGACCCGTCCACCCATAGACAGATAGgtagatataaaaaaaaatgaagaaaaaaaaataaagtcgTTCCACGATTACTAGAGCAGAACCACAGGGACACGCGTGCAAGCCAAATGTACAGCAGCCCGCGAGCGGGTCAACATGCTCCATACAGACACAGACGCTGCAGGACACCGCCGGGGCTTATGGCGCTGGGAGGGACCCAGGGCGACAAGCCCGGGCTTCACGGACACACGCACccacgcacgcacgcacgccAGCCCCTGCGGGCAGCGCCCACGGCTCGGGCACGCACCGGGGCTCCGGGGCTTGGGCACAACGGGTTTCTCACGGCTAGACACGACACGGAGACACAGACACGGTCCCTTGGAACGGAACTGGAGGAAGAACTCGTGAGCGAacggggcagcggcgccgctGACCCTCCCCGGCACCCGGGCTCCAGCCGGGGCCGGCTGGGGAGGAGCAGAGAGCCACCGGCGGTTCGTTGTGCTGCTGGTGGAAGAGGCGAGGACGGGGGTCCATTATGCCTCTGGCTCGTATTCCTGGTATTCTTCCTGCAGGGCGGGAAAAGAAAGTTTGCAAGAGAGCCCAGGAGGCAGGGCACGGCTCCAGCCCCACGCCTGCCCACCCCATGGCCCCACGGCCTCAGGGCTGCGGGGCTGCAGGCTCCTGGGTGGCTGCGTGCAGCCAGCCCCACGCCTGCCCACCCCACGGCCCCACCACctcggggctgcggggctgcagGCTCCCAGGCAGCTGTGTGCAGCCAGCCCCACGCCTGCCCACCCCATGGCCCCACGGCCTTGGGGCTGCAGGCCACAGGCTCCCGGGCGGCTGCATGCAGCCAGCCCCACGCCAGCCCACCTCGCGGCCCCCCATGCCACCCCGTCCCCTCACCTGCGGGGGCTCCTCGTAGCTCTCGCCCTCTGGCTCCAGCAGCGGCTCAACCAGCGGCTCCTcaacagcctcctgggccaCCTCCTCCGGCTGCGGGGGAACGGGCGGTCAGTGCCACCCACGCGGCCTCCCACGTCGCCTGTGTGTCACCCGCCCGCCCTGCGCCTGCCGGACCGGGGGGAGCCGGCAGAGGCTGGCAACGCTGCGAGGTGTGCGCGGGGGGCACCGgtggggcggcgcggggggggaCGCAGCAGCGGGGAGCCGGCAGGGTGCCAAGTGCCGCGAGGTGCCCGCGGTAGGGGAGCCCGGGCACCTGCGTCCTCGCGCTGCTCCCAGCCTCGGCCCCCGGCCGAAACCGCGAGCTCCGGGGGCCGGCAGACCGCGGGAGCCCCCTGCACCCCGGCGGGAGGGTGGCGCCACGTGAGCCCTCCCTGGGGCTGGCAGAGCGGCtggcaggagggaaggggggggccGCCAATGCCCCCCCCGTCCCAGCCGCCGCGCGGTGGCAGCGGCTGCCGTGGCCTCGTTTCTTCAGCTGTTGCTATTTTGGGCTAAGCTGGAAGCGCCGGGCTCATCGGGCTCATCGGGGCGGCGAGATGCAAacccgccgcccctccccgcaGCCGTCAGGCCACCTCGCAGCCCGccggagcgccgcgccgccgcgggccccgcaGCCGCCGTGCGCCGCCGCACGCCCGCGCACGCAGCcgcgcacacacgcacgcaccCGTGCACGCCTCCGCGGCGGCGctccggcccccggcgcgggcgcggggacAGCGGCGGGAGGGATCCCCGCCAGGCCTGGGCACGCGCCAGCCGCCCTGCGCGGGCGCAGCGAAGCGCCGGTCCCCCGCGGGGGCTGCTCACCTTCAGGTCCGCGGGGAATTCCTCCCTCTTGACCAGCCCCGTGGCAGCCGCGATGTTGCCGGCGCCGGAGAAAGCCGCTTCGCCCAGCTGGGACGCCTGCTCCTTCGCCTTCTCAGCCACTGCAAGGGCCGGGGACCAGCATCAGTGTCGCGCACCGGGGAGAGCAAGGGGCCCCCCACTGCGCCATGGCATGGGCGGGGGGGCCTGGGGAGGAGCGGGGCAGGATGAGGCCattgctgcctcctcctcct
The Rhea pennata isolate bPtePen1 chromosome 14, bPtePen1.pri, whole genome shotgun sequence genome window above contains:
- the SNCB gene encoding beta-synuclein translates to MEVFMKGLSKAKEGVVAAAEKTKQGVAEAAEKTKEGVLYVGSKTQGVVQGVTSVAEKAKEQASQLGEAAFSGAGNIAAATGLVKREEFPADLKPEEVAQEAVEEPLVEPLLEPEGESYEEPPQEEYQEYEPEA